A genomic stretch from Falco cherrug isolate bFalChe1 chromosome 3, bFalChe1.pri, whole genome shotgun sequence includes:
- the SCNN1D gene encoding amiloride-sensitive sodium channel subunit delta, giving the protein MEPEAAREEEKKEGLIEFYDSFKDMFEFFCKNTTIHGTIRLVCSGSNRMKTAFWTLLLLASFGMLYWQFALMFSQYWAYPVVLTMSMHSEPKMFPAITICNLDPYRFELVSEHLVQLDHMAEESIAFLYGINVSASLFHVNEKNIHVKDLSSIGNLSRSSFKLSQNFSLLRMPDHNNRAGKKHSSVGFRLCDATGGNCFYKTYSSGMDAILEWYRFHYMNIMSQLPVIINISDHEEHIEDMVYSCQYDGEPCRPSDYVHFHHPVFGSCYTFNSKGTDSFWTATKPGIPYGLSLILRAEQKDHIPLLSTVAGVKVMIHNHNQTPFLEHEGFDIRPGIATTIGIQQDEVNRLGGNYGKCTTNGNDVNVKLLYNNSYTLQACLHSCFQHIMVQKCGCGYYYYPLPPGAEYCDYNKQPAWGHCFYQLYNRLRNHHLNCFDQCPKPCRESLYKVSAGTAKWPSAKSQDWVRQALRHQKGYNSTSNRKDIAKVTIFYQQLNYQSVNESPLLSENLLLSSMGSQWSLWFGSSVLSVVEMFELLIDTLVLSLLFCYQRLRSKKTLKVARTPTIPSMSLTLENYRVVQEEAGKADDSAHDHPSGVTIAMDTSTDLHLAPLPSKVEMPEVRPDVVLNGYGCTRDSSVEGERSS; this is encoded by the exons ATGGAGCCGGAAGCGGCaagagaagaggagaagaaagaaggctTGATCGAGTTTTACGATTCCTTCAAGGATATGTTTGAATTCTTCTGTAAGAACACAACGATCCACGGCACTATCCGCCTCGTGTGCTCGGGCAGCAATAggatgaaaacagctttttggaCTCTGCTTTTACTTGCCAGCTTCGGCATGTTGTACTGGCAATTTGCACTGATGTTCAGCCAGTACTGGGCCTACCCTGTTGTCCTGACCATGTCAATGCATTCCGAGCCCAAGATGTTTCCAGCAATTACCATCTGCAATCTGGACCCATACAG gTTTGAACTGGTTAGTGAACATTTGGTTCAATTGGATCACATGGCAGAGGAATCGATTGCTTTTTTGTACGGCATCAACGTATCAGCCAGCTTATTCCACGTGAACGAGAAAAACATCCACGTGAAAGACCTGTCAAGCATAGGCAATCTCAGCAGATCTAGCTTCAAGCTGAGCCAAAACTTCTCACTCTTGAGAATGCCTGACCACAATAACAGGGCAGGGAAGAAACATTCCAGCGTGGGCTTCAGGCTG tgcGACGCCACAGGTGGGAATTGCTTCTACAAGACGTATTCCTCCGGGATGGATGCAATTCTTGAATGGTACAGATTTCACTACATGAACATCATGTCCCAGCTACCAGTTATAATCAACATTTCTGATCATGAGGAGCACATTGAAGATATGGTCTACTCCTGCCAGTATGACGGGGAGCCCTGCAGACCCAG TGACTATGTTCACTTTCACCACCCAGTCTTTGGAAGCTGCTATACTTTTAACAGCAAGGGAACGGACTCTTTTTGGACAGCTACAAAACCAGGAATTCCTTACG GCCTTTCCCTTAtcctgagagcagagcagaaggatCACATCCCACTCCTGTCTACAGTAGCGGGGGTGAAAGTGATGATACACAACCACAACCAGACGCCATTCCTCGAGCATGAAGGCTTTGACATCAGACCAGGCATTGCAACTACCATAGGCATTCAGCAG GATGAGGTGAATCGCCTGGGTGGCAATTATGGGAAATGCACGACTAATGGCAATGATGTGAATGTTAAACTCCTGTACAACAACTCCTACACCCTGCAG gCTTGTTTGCATTCCTGCTTTCAGCACATAATGGTTCAAAAATGTGGCTGTGGCTATTACTACTACCCACTGCCTCCCGGCGCTGAGTACTGTGACTACAATAAGCAGCCTGCATGGG GTCACTGCTTCTACCAGCTGTACAACAGGCTCAGAAATCACCACCTGAATTGTTTTGACCAGTGCCCCAAGCCTTGCCG GGAATCGCTGTACAAGGTGTCTGCCGGGACAGCTAAATGGCCATCAGCCAAGTCTCAG GACTGGGTCCGCCAGGCTCTGAGGCATCAGAAAGGGTATAACTCCACCAGCAACAG GAAGGACATTGCCAAGGTGACCATCTTCTACCAGCAGCTGAACTACCAGTCTGTGAACGAGTCGCCTCTACTCTCA GAGAATCTGCTTCTGTCCAGCATGGGAAGCCAATGGAGTCTGTGGTTTGGATCCTCAGTGTTGTCTGTGGTTGAAATGTTTGAGCTGCTTATAGATACGCTGGTCTTGTCTCTCCTCTTCTGCTACCAAAGGCTGAGGTCAAAGAAGACATTGAAAGTAGCTCGCACTCCTACCATCCCCAGCATGAGCTTGACTCTGGAAAACTACCGAGTTGTGCAAGAAGAAGCTGGAAAAGCTGACGATTCTGCTCATGATCACCCTTCTGGAGTCACTATTGCCATGGACACCAGCACTGACCTGCATCTTGCCCCACTCCCCAGCAAGGTGGAAATGCCAGAGGTGCGCCCAGATGTGGTGCTTAATGGATATGGGTGCACGAGGGACAGCTCTGTGGAAGGGGAACGCAGTAGCTGA
- the UBE2J2 gene encoding ubiquitin-conjugating enzyme E2 J2 produces MSNNSNKRAPTTATQRLKQDYLRIKKDPVPYICAEPLPSNILEWHYVVRGPEMTPYEGGYYHGKLIFPREFPFKPPSIYMITPNGRFKCNTRLCLSITDFHPDTWNPAWSVSTILTGLLSFMVEKGPTLGSIETSEFTKRQLAAQSLAFNLKDKVFCELFPEVVEEIKQKQKAQEELSNRPPSLPLPDVVPDGEAHYGQNGIPLLNGHVPLAPANHPGLQQANRNHGLLGGALANLFVIVGFAAFAYTVKYVLRSIAQE; encoded by the exons atgAGCAACAACAGTAATAAGAGAGCACCAACGACAGCAACACAGAGACTTAAACAAGACTACCTGCGAATTAAGAAAGATCCAGTGCCTTATATCTGTGCAGAGCCCCTCCCATCTAATATCCTTGAATG GCACTATGTTGTACGGGGACCTGAGATGACTCCCTATGAAG GTGGCTATTATCATGGGAAACTAATATTCCCCAGAGAATTTCCTTTTAAACCTCCTAGTATTTATATGATTACACCTAATGGAAGGTTTAAGTGTAATACAAG GTTGTGTCTTTCAATCACTGATTTCCACCCGGATACATGGAATCCAGCTTGGTCAGTCTCGACGATCTTGACGGGCCTTCTTAGTTTTATGGTGGAAAAGGGCCCCACACTGGGCAGCATAGAGACGTCAGAGTTCACA aAAAGACAACTGGCTGCACAAAGCttagcatttaatttaaaagataaagtCTTCTGTGAGCTCTTCCCTGAAGTGGTGGAG gagattaaacaaaaacagaaagcacaagaaGAGCTCAGTAACAGACCTCCATCTCTCCCTTTACCAGATGTTGTCCCTGATGGGGAAGCACACTACGGTCAGAATGGAATACCCCTTCTTAACGGGCATGTACCATTGGCACCTGCCAATCATCCAGGTCTCCAACAGGCCAATCGTAACCATGGACTTTTAGGCGGTGCTTTGGCGAACTTGTTTGTTATAGTTGGTTTTGCAGCCTTTGCCTACACAGTCAAGTATGTACTGAGAAGCATAGCgcaagaatga